The DNA segment CTCCACCTGCACCGAACCTGGACCGCCGAGGGTTACCGCAAGCTGCGGCCGCTGCGGGTGGTAGGGCTATTTGTCTTTCTGCTGGCTTCCTTCCTTTTGGCCAGCCCCCTCGTTGCGTTGCTGGCACCCCCCCGCTTGCTCACCGCGCTACCGCAGGAGCTTTTTTACCTGGGCGTACGGCCGTGGGTGACCGGCAGCCTGCTGGTGCTCTGGCTGGTCGCCGAGCTTTTGTTGCCCCGGCGCTGGGTTTGCCGGGCCCTCTGCCCGGTGGGGACGCTGTGGAACTTCCTGCGCACACCCTGGACACTAGCAGTGCGGTTTGACCCTTCCCTGTGCGTGGACCCCAAGGTCGCTCCCTGTCACCTCCACTGCCCCTGGGGCATCGATCCCCGCTCCATGGGCCGTTTTGACGGCTGCACCAACTGTTTGCGCTGCGTGGAGGGCTGCCCCTCCCACGCCCTGGAGGTCGGCTTTCGCCCCTCTGCCGGTCGCCCGCCGGGCAAGTCTGGAGAGTGACTATCTCTCTTGCGCGTCAGGCCGGACCTGGCGGAGGAGGCGCCAGGCCCAAAAGGCCAGGCCAGCCAACAGCAGCAGCAAGGCACCGGCATTCACCATCCGGTACCGCTCGCTGAAAGGCCGGAAAGGCAGGGGAGCCTCAGGAGCAAAGGCCGGGTTGGGCAATACCGGCCCCAGGGGCGCTTCGTGGGAGTCCACCGTTGGCATTCGGGACAGGCTGGCGGCAAGGTCGTAGCTGGGCGCTTGCAGGTCGGGGGCGCCCAGGTACAGGGCATAAGAGCCCGGGGTCTTGGCTTCAAAGAGCAGCTGCTGGAGGCGGTATTCCCCCCACGCCGCCTGCAGGGTCAAAGGTGGGTTGTCCCCGTTTTCCACCATTAGCCGCAGGTAGCGCTTGGAGGTGGTCACGGGCAACTGGAGCCCCTCGGCTCCTCCCGCCCGGTACAAAACCCCGCCCCCCACCGGCACCCAGAGGGAGCCTCCCTCGGAGCCCTGCACCGTGACCCGGCGCTCAAAGCGGGCGTCGGCCACCTCCAGGGTGAGCTGGTGGAGCGGTACGCCGCTTGCCCCGGCGTCCAGGTAAAAAGCGGTGAGCCGGGAAGAGGGGTTTTCCTCCCTTCGCACCAAAACCAGCGGGATGCGCCCCAAAGGCTCGGAGCTTTCCGGGGGGCGGAAATGGAGTGCGCCGCCGGTTACCGGAACCGGCGGTTTGCCGGCTTCGCCTTTCAGGGTTACCCGCAGGTAGCGGGCTGCAGAACGGGGGTATGCGACCTCCACCCGCTGGGAAACCACACCATCGCTGGTCACCCGGAACACCACGCCTTCCGAAAGCTTTCCCCACTGGCGGCGGTCCTCGCTGACCTCCACCACCCAGTGGCGGAGAAACTCGTTACCCTCCAGCTGCAGGGTCAACTGGTTGTGGGGGGCGGGGCTTTCGCCCACATCAAAGGTGGCCTGGCTGCTTCCATCGGGGAAGACCACGGGGTCCAAAAGCTCCACCGGCAGGTCAGTGGCAGCCTGGGGTGCCGGAATGTTCCGCAGGACCCAGGGCACCTCTTGCCCACCGGCCCCCAGGATGCGCAGGTCTGCAAAGTCCCCCGGGGAACGGCTGGCCCGGTATAGCTCCGGAGGCACCGGAACGGTGGCGAGACCCGGTGCCGCCACCACGGCGGTGGCCTTAAAGGCGAACTGCCTGACCTCCACCGCGCCCCCGGGGTCGGCCGGCCACGCTAAAAGCACCCAAAGCCCGGCCCCGGTACGCAAAAAGCCAAAGAGGCGTGGGCCAAACCGAGCGTACAAAAAGCCCGCTCCCAGAAGCAGCACCCCCACCGCCACCAGCACAAGAACCTGGGAAAGGCGGGGCAGCCGCCAGATGTCCCAGAAAACCAGCTTGCCCAGGGTCAAGCTCAGCACGGTCAGGCCCAACCAGCGGTGGAGCAGCTCCCGCAGGGCAAAGCCTAAACCCAGGAGCACCGCCCCATACCCACCCATGGCCAGGGTGGCGGTCACCGCCAACTTGGTGCGTTGGGCAGCCAGGCTTTTCTGGGCCTGCGCCCAGAAAACCCCGAACTCGTCGCGAGTCACGTCTTTGGCCGGCAAGCGGGGCAGCTGGGTCACCAAACGCTGGCTTTCGCGGATGACCAGCCCCAAAAGCAACCCGTGGGCAATCACCAAACAGATCCCGGCGCTCAAGCGCCAGGGACCGCTCGCTTCCTCTCGTCCCAGGCTGCGGGCAGCCACCAGCAGCGCCACAGCCACCCCGGCCAGGGCCAAAGCTTTCGGGTTCAAAAGCGGCGTGGGCTGCAGCGCTCCTTCGCGGCCGGCTGTGGCCAGAAAACGAGCCAGCTCCCGGCGGGGGGCCTGAGCGTCCACGAACACCACTCGGCCCAAGCTTAAAAGGAACAGCACCCCCGCCCCCAAAAGCCAGCGTCGGTCGCGGGCGCGGGCTGCCAGCACCGCCACCGCTGCCGCCAGCAGGGCCCACAGCAGCGTCACCGTGACCCCGCTAAAGGCCAGCACCACCGCCAAGGCGGCCAGGGCCACCCCTTCCCCCAAAAGCGCGCTGGCAGCGCCCCGGGCCTCGGGATGACGGCGCAGGGTGAAAACGCCAACTGCAAACACCGCCAGGGCAGCAGCGGCGCTCACCAGGGCCCGGGTTGTTCCCGCTTCCGCCGGGGTAGCCCGCAGCAGCACCGCCACAAAGGCCGCCGGGGCAGCTACGGCCGCAACAACAACCCCCCGTGCCGCTTCCTCTCCCCGGCGCAGCAGCTCCCGGCCGGCAGCGGCCAGGTAAACGCCGGCCCAGAGGGCAGCCAAAGCCAGAAACACCGGCTCCGGCGGCTTGGTCTTGGGCGCTCCCAAAAACCACCCGAAAGCGGCCACTAGACCTGCGGGCCAAGCCAACCACGTTTTTTCTGCCCACTCCCCCAAAAGCACCAGAGCAAGACAGGTGAGCACCGCGGCCCCCGCCAGCAATTCTGGGTGGTGCGGCAAGCTCACCAGGACCATGACCGCCAGCGCAAGCCCCCCCGCCACAGCCAGGATCTTCCACGCCACCCCGACGGTGGCGCTCCCAGCGGTGCGGCGTGCCGCAAGGACGAGGTTTACGGCGTAAACCGAAAGCCAGGCACCGGCCAGCACCAGCATGATGAGGGGCTCCTTGCGGGCGCCGCTGGTGCGAACCGCGAGGATCAGGAAAGAAACGGCCAAAGGGAGCCCTAAGAGAGGCAAGTTTTCGCCGCCGCGCAGCACGCTCACCGCCACACCCGCCGCCACCACCATGGCCGCCGCTAGCGCCGGTGGCCGGTCCGCCAAAAGCGCCCCCCATCCCCAGTGGAGGTAAACCACGCCGGCCAACAGCAGGGCCTGCGGCGCCAAAGACGTCCACTCCCGCCGGCGAGCGGCGCCCGCCACCATCACCCACTGGGCACAAAAGGCCGCCACCGCCAAAAGCGGCACTGCGCGGGCGGAAAGCGTCCAGTACGCCCCGGCGGAACCGGGGACAGGCATTCCGGTTACCGCATCCAGGGCTGGTGGGGAAACGTCAAAAAACCGGGCAAACCACGCCACACCCAGAACCACGCTCCCGAAGACCGCAAGCCAAACGGCCCAGCGAAAGCGCAAGGGCACCGCCACAAAGAACGCCGCGGTGGTGACCAGCAGAAGGTACGCCGCCAGCCCCAGGGGCCGGTCCTCACCGGTGGAGAGCAAAACCGGGTTGGCCAAGGCCGCCAAAAGCGCCATCACCAGGGTGACCTGGGAGCGGTACCGGTAGGCCAAAAGCCCACCCAAGCCGGCCACCACCGTCAGCGCCACGAACGCCACCAGCACCGGGACCAACCGGTAAAAGCCGTACGCTGCAAAAGAGGACACGTAAAGCAGGGAAAGCCCAACCCCCAAGAGGCCCTGGAGGTAGCCACGATGGACGCGGTCAGAGAGCTTTTCCGCAAAAATCAGAACGGCCGCGCCCAGCCCTGCCCCCAGGGCCACCCGGCCCCAGGGGCCAATCCAGTTGTTGTCCACCGCGTACTTGAAGAAGTACATGGCCCCCAAGATTAAAACCGCCGCCCCTAAGCGGGTAAACCAGGTCACGCCGATGCGCTCCTCCAAGCTGGGCTTAGGTCCCGGCGTTTCCGGTGGCGCCGGTAGTGGCGACGATGGGGTGACCGGGGTTGCCGGGGTGACCGTGGGCGCCGATGGGGTGGTCGGGGAAACCGCCGGCGCGGGAGCTGGGGGCTGGGAGGGAGCCGGCGCTTCTTCCGGCTTGGGGGTTGGTTTTGGCTTTTCCGCCGGAAGCCCCATTTGCTGCAACCGGGCCAGCTGCTCGCTGAGCTGTTGCACGTGCTGGATGGCTTGGCGGGCCCGGCCAGCAGCCTGCAAGGCCACAATGAGCGCCGTTACCGGTATACCGAGGATCAACACTGCAAAGAAAAGGAAAACAAGCCCTTCCCACCCCATGGTTTTTTCTCCTTCCTTATCCGCAGGTGCATTCTACCAAGATGGTCGGGATTTGCTCCGCGGACTCCTACGCCCCGTTTGATCCCACAGGTTAGTTTGGCCGTTGACACGAGAGAGCTATGTGTCTATATTTCGCGCGGGGACAAAACGTGCAAGTGGCCTTTTTTTGCTGTTTCATTCCCTCACTGCTTCGCCGCTAGCGCTTTTAACCGGGCTCCCGAGTGTTTGCCCAAAGGGGGTCTAGACCCGGGGAAATCGCTGGAGCGGTTCACGGGGAACTCGCGAAGAGCATGGGTGGAGCCGACGCGGATTGCAGGGTCAGGAGGTGCTGGGGGGCTTATGAGCCAGGAAACCAAAACGATGAACGTATTCGAACGGTATTTGACCCTTTGGGTGGCCCTGTGCATGGTGGTGGGGGTTGCCCTGGGCAAGTTGTTCCCGGGCTTGACGTCTTCGCTGCGGGGGTTGGAATTCGGCGAGGGATCGCAAATTAACGTGCCCATTGCTGTGCTGATTTGGCTCATGATTTACCCGATGATGTTGAAGATTGATTTCGGCTCCATAGCTCGGGTAAGCCGCAAGCCCAGGGGCCTTTTGATCACAATGGTGGTGAATTGGTTGGTGAAGCCTTTTTCCATGGCGGTCATTGGCTGGCTGTTCTTCAAAAAGGTGTTTTTACCACTTATTGGCCCCGAATTGGCGAGCCAGTACATCGCCGGGGTCATTATCCTGGCGGCCGCGCCGTGCACTGCCATGGTTTTTGTGTGGTCCTACCTTTCCGATGGAGATCCTGCATACACGCTGGTCCAGGTGTCGGTCAACGACCTCATCATGCTGGTTGCCTTTGCGCCCATTGTGAAGCTGTTGGTATCGGGAGCTACAGACCTGCAGGTTCCCTTTAAGGTGTTGCTCTATTCGGTTTTGGTTTTTGTGGTGATTCCCCTGGCTGCCGGCTCGCTTACCCGCTGGTGGTTCATTCGCAGCAAAGGGCCGGAATGGTTTGCCGAAAAGTTTGTGGCGTTTTTCCATCCCATCACGGTTTTAGCGCTGTTGGCTACCTTGGTGCTGATTTTTGCGTTTCAGGCCGAGAACATCACGACCCGCTGGTTTCACGTGCTGCTTATTGCGGTGCCCTTGATCATCCAGGTGTACTTCAACTCGTCTCTGACCTACGGTCTTATGAAGCTCTTTCGGGTGCAGTACCCGGTAGCAGCTCCGGGGGCGCTGATTGGCGCGTCCAATTTCTTTGAGCTAGCGGTGGCTACCGCCATTGCCCTCTACGGGCCTGGCTCGGGTGCGGCGTTGGCCACGGTGGTGGGGGTGCTGGTGGAGGTACCGGTGATGCTCTCGGTGTGCCGGTTCTGTCTGGCAACCAGGCATTGGTTTCCCATCGCCCCGGTGGTTGCCCTGGAAAGAACGCCCCAGCTTCGCTAGCTGCAAACTGGGAAGATCGCCAGCGACAACGGCGCTGAAACCCCCGTTTGCGGGGGGCATCTGCTTTTGCCGGTGTATAACCCCTCAGCGGAGATGGCGGCTTTGGCGACGCTGGATGTTGTGGTTTTCAACGGGGGCCGTTGAGGCCTTCAACGGCGCCCCGGTCAGCCCATAACGTCTGGTAAGACCCTCAGCTTTTGAACGTTGGATCGGGCTTTGGGGCTTCCCCCTTTTTCCCCCTTGTGTTACCGTTGAATTATGCAACAGAGCCTTTGGTTGTTGCTTTGTACTACAGGCGTGCTTTATGGCACAACCTCTGCAGCGGACGGGTCGGGGGAACGGGTATGGGCGGGTTAGGGGCGGTGGGCGGGAGCGACCCAAGGAGGAGCAACAGGTGAGGCTGGCGGCAAAGCTTACAGCCATTGTGGCGGTGGGGTTAATCGTGGTCTTTGGAACCATGACGGCCTTAAACCTGTGGCTGCAGGAACGTGCCACTTTGAAGATCTTGCAGCTCAATGGCATGCAGTTGGGCGACATGGTGGTGGCGGCAACGCGGGACGGGATGCTCCATAACGATCGCGAACGGATTCAAGCAACGGTGGAGGCACTCGCCCACCGCGGGGAAATGGGCGTCATCCGCATCATGCGGAAAGACGGCACGATCATGTACTCCAGCCTCCCCGGGGAAATTGGGCAGCGGCTGAGCCTCAACGACGAGCAGTGCGTGGTTTGCCATACCGGCTCGGTCCCGCCGCGGGAACTGCCGCCGGAGCAGCGAACCCGCATGCTCCATGGAAGCGGTGGAAGGGCTCTTGGGGTAATCCAAACCATCCTCAACGAAAAGGAGTGCGCCCAGGCCGCTTGTCACGTCCACCAGGAAACCGAAACGCTCTTGGGAATTCTGGATGTGAACGTGTGGCTGACGCCCCATGAGGAAATCCGCACCAAAAGCGCGGCGGGGATGACGCTGGTGAGCATCCTCGGCATCGTTTTGGGCATTGGGGCTACGGCCTTGGCGGTGCGCCGGCTGGTGCACCTCCGGGTGCGCAAGCTCATTGACCACACGCAAAAGATTGCCTCTGGGGATCTTTCCGCTCGGGTTCCGGAGGTGGGAAACGACGAGCTAACGGATTTGGCAAGGCATTTTAACCGCATGGCCCGGGATTTGGAGGCCGCCCGGGAAGAGCTTTTGGAATGGGGCAGAACGCTAGAAATGCGGGTGGAGGAAAAAGCCCGGGAGCTGGAAAAGGCCAAGGATCACATCTTGCAGGTGGAAAAAATGGCCTCGCTGGGCAAGCTGGCAGCGGTGGTGGCTCACGAAATCAACAACCCTCTTTCCAGCGTGGTGACCTACGCCAAGGTTCTCATCCGCAGGCTGCAAACCCATCAGCTCAGCGAAGAGTGCAAGGAAAACTTGCGCTATTTGGATGCCATTGTTTCTGAGGCAAGTCGCTGTGGGCGCATTGTCAACCAGCTCCTTTCCTTTGCCCGCAAAAAGGATGGCGATTTTAGCCCCACAAACCTCAACGAAGTGGCGGAAAAGGCAGTTTTTCTGGTTCAGCACAAGCTCGACTTGAGCAACGTGAAGGCCGTCATGGAGCTGGCGCCGGACCTTCCATCGGTGATCGCCGATGCCGGGCAGATCCAGCAAGCCCTTATGGCTTTGCTTATCAACGCCGCCGAGGCCATGGCCAGCACGGGCGGGCAAGTGAAGGTCATAACCGCCCGAGCTGACGGAGGGGTTCTCGTTACCGTGGAAGATACCGGACCCGGGATGACCCCCGAGGTGGCCGCCCGCGCTTTCGAGCCGTTTTTTACCACCAAGTCCCAAGGTGGTGTGGGCCTTGGGCTTTCGGTGGTGTACGGGATTGTGGAACGGCACGGCGGGCGCATTGATTTGCAAACCGCCCCGGGCCAGGGGTGCCGGGTCACCATGTTCTTCCCGCTGGTGCCGGCCTCCCACGAGGGAAAGGAGGGGTCATGAACACGAGAAATGCGCGTTTGCTCATCGTGGATGACGAGCTCCACATGCGGGAGTCGTTGGCCCGCTGGTTTCTAGAAGACGGCTACGAGGTGGAAACCGCCGGCGACGCCAAAGCAGCTCTCGCGTTGCTGGGGCGGCAAACCTTTGATGCCATCATCACCGACATTCGCATGCCGGGGATGGATGGCTTGGAGCTTTTGAAGCAAATTAAGGAGGTAAACCCCCACGCCACCATCATCCTCATCACCGCTTACGCTTCGGTGGCTTCCGCGGTGGAAGCGCTTAAGGCCGGCGCTTACGACTACTTGGTGAAGCCCTTCGACCCGGAGGAGCTTTCGCGGGTGGTGGAGCGGGCCTGCGAGCGGGCCCGCTTACAGCAGGAAAACATTGCCTTGAAAGAGCGCCTGGCCGCCGCCGGCCGGGAGCTGGTGGTGGGCGAAAGCGAAGCCATGAAGCGGGTCATGAGCCTCGTGGAAACGGTGGCGCCCACAGAAACCACGGTCATGATTCGCGGCGAATCCGGTACCGGCAAGGAGCTTATTGCCCGCCTCATCCACGCCAACAGCCCCCGGGCCTTTGGCCCCCTGGTGGCGGTGAACTGCGGGGCGCTTCCCGAGGGGGTTTTGGAGTCGGAGCTCTTTGGCCACGAAAGGGGCGCCTTTACCGGCGCTGTGGCCCGGCGAAAGGGCAAGCTGGAGCTGGCAGACGGCGGCACGCTTTTCCTGGACGAAGTGGGGGAAATTTCTCCCAAAGTCCAAGTGGAGCTCCTTCGGGTTCTGGAGGAAAAACAGCTGGTGCGGGTGGGCGGCACCCAGCCAGTGCGGGTGGATTTTCGCGTGGTGTGCGCCACCAACCGCGATCTCGAGCAAGCGGTGCGGGAAGGCACGTTCCGGGAGGACCTCTACTACCGGCTTGCGGTTTTCCGAATTGACCTGCCGCCGCTGCGCGAGCGCAAGGAAGATATCTTGCCCATTGCCAACCACTACCTTAAGAAGTTTGCCGACGCCATGGGCCGTAAGGTCACCGGCTTCTCGCCCAAGGCGCAGGAGCTGTTGCTTTCCTATCCCTGGCCGGGAAATATTCGCGAGCTCATCAACGCTGTGGAGCGGGCGTTGGTGGTTTGCCGGGAAGGCCCTGTGCTCCCCGAGCATTTGCCGATTACCCCGAGTAAGCCGGTTTCTCTCCCCAAAGACGATGACCTTTCCCTGGAGGCGGTGGAGCGTCGCCATATCGAGTACGTGCTGGAGCGCTGCTCCTACAACATCACCCAGGCGGCCAAGCTTTTAGGCATTGACCGGGTGACCCTTTACAACCGCATGCGGCGGTACGGCATCAACTGGCATCAGCGGGAGCGGTAGCGGTGGCCAGGTCTTGGGCCTTAGAGCTGGTGCTCGTGGGTGCGGTGCCGCTAAGCGTTGTGCGAACCCTCCGTGAGGACTTACATCGGCTGCTGCATCATTCGGTTTCTATCGTGCCCCGCAGGCTCGACCCTAGCCCGGCCTTTAACCCCGCTCGCCGCCAGTACGATGCCCTGGCCTTGCTGGATTTGCTCCAGCCCCCTCCCGCGGAAGAGCCGCTTTTGTATTTGGGCATCACCGATGTGGACATCTTTCTTCCGGTCTTTACGTACCTTTTTGGCTTGGCTTCGGCTTCCGGAGGTGCCGGGATCGTTTCCATGTACCGCTTGCTTCCCGAAAACAACGGCAGCCGTCCGGATCCCCAGCTTCTACGGTTGCGCCTGGCCAAAGAAGCACTCCACGAGCTGGGGCACCTGTTTGGTTTGACGCATTGTCCCGTGCCTTGGTGCGTTATGGCTTCGTCCCGCAACGCTGAAGAGGTGGACCTCAAGGACGCCTGGTTTTGTCCCACCTGTGCAAAGCAGCTGGGGGTAATACCGGTTCCCCGAGATCTGGTGATGGAGCTGCTTTCGTGAGCGCTTCGTGAGGATGTGGGCGGAAAGGAGGGAGGTTATGAGCGAAAGAACACACAATCGCTTGGTGAAACTGTTAGAGGCCGCGCTTTTGCTCTTGCTTGGGCTAAGCCCTGGCTGGAGCCTGGCGCAAGGCCAGACCCAGCAGCCCAACCACGCACCCCCCGAGGAGTTGCTGTTTCGCTCCCCTGTTGGGACCGTCAGCTTTCCGCATGCCCTGCATGTGAGTGACCTGGGAGCGGCCTGCACGGACTGCCACCACCCTGCGGCTGCTCCGGCGCTCAACACTCCCCACCCGCAGTGGCTTCCCAAGGCAGGCCATCAGTGCCTGGCGTGCCACGGAAAAAAGGAAACCTTGGGCAAAAGTTACGGGTGCGGTGGCTGTCACAGCCAAACGCTGCCTGCCGGCCACACGGTGATCCCCAGCCGCAAGGTGGCGATCCACCTGGCCTGTGGCCTCTGCCACGAGATGGGCCAAGGGAAGGATGCCAGCAAGGCCTGTGTGAGCTGCCACGCCGGGGAAAAGGCGCCCTGGTGACCAAGGGAGGGAGCATGAACCGAAGAACGTTTCTGACGCTTGCTGCTTCTGCTGCGGCCGCAGCGGCCAGCAGGACTGCCGGAGCGGTGACCTTTCAACGGGAAGAAAGGGAAGAGCAAGAATTCGTCGGGGTTTTGATGGACACCACGCGCTGCATTGGCTGCCGGCAGTGCGAGGTTGCGTGCGCCGAGGTCAACGATTTGCCGGTCCCCAAGCCAGCGGAAGACAACGGCCTGGCTGAGCGCCGCGACACAACACCCGATCGGTTTACGGTGGTCAACGCTTACGAAACTGAAAAGGGCAAGGTGTTCGTTAAGAAGCAATGCCTCCACTGTTGGCAGCCCGCCTGTGCGGCGGCCTGTCCCACCAACGCCATGGAAAAAACCCCGCAGGGGCCGGTCATTTGGCACCCCGATCGCTGCTTGGGTTGCCGCTACTGCATGTTGGCTTGCCCGTTTGAAATCCCAAGGTTTGAGTACTTCAGCGCCAACCCGCGAATTCGCAAGTGCACCATGTGCTTTTCGCGATTGGAGGAAGGCAAAATTCCCGCCTGCGTGGCCGCTTGTCCCATGGATGCGCTGCAGTTCGGCAAGAAGCGCGAGCTCATGGAGATTGCCCGCAGCCGCATTTATCAAAACCCCGACAGCTATGTGCACCACATTTACGGGGAGTTTGAAGCGGGCGGAACGGGCTGGCTTTACCTTTCCAGCGTTCCCTTTGAGCAACTGGGCTTTCGCACCGATTTAGGCACCATGACCTTCCCGGACTACACCCGCGAGTTCCTTTACGCCGTCCCGTTGGTCCTTTTGGGCCTTCCCACGTTGCTTTACGGCCTTTCGGAAATGACCAAAAAGAAGGGAGGGGAGTGACATGCTGGGGGCGCAAACGTGGTCGGCACCATCGCGGTGGCAGTTCATAAAGCAAGAGCTTAAGCCCAAAGGTCCGTTGTGGACCCCGTTTAACATGCTGGCCGCCTTTGTGATTGTTGGTGGCCTCATCATCACCGCCATCCGCTTTGCCAAAGGTTTGGGGGCGGTCACCAACCTCAACCAAACCTACCCTTGGGGCTTGTGGATTGGGTTTGACGTCATCACCGGCGTTGCTTTTGCTGGCGGCGCTTACCTGGTGACGCTTTCGGTTTACGTGCTCCACGCCGAAAAATTCCATCCCATTGTCCGGCCCACGGTGCTCAACGGCTTTCTAAGCTACGTCTTTTATGCCGGTGCTTTGGTCTTGGACTTGGGGCGTCCCTGGCATATCGCCAACCCCATCATTGGCAACAAGTTTGGCTACAACTCGGTGCTGTTCTTGGTTTCTTGGCACTTTTTGCTTTACATGTTGGCCGAGCTTTTGGAGTTTTCCCCGGTGGTGGCGGAATGGCTCAACGCCGAAAAAGCCAAGCGATGGCTTTCCCGGCTGACCCTGGGCGCGGTTATCTTTGGGGTAACCTTGTCCACGTTACATCAGTCGGGTTTAGGTGCTTTGTACCTTTTTGCCAAGCCCAAATTACATCCTCTTTGGTACTCGGAGTTCCTTCCGGTGTTGTTTTTGGCTTCCAGTGTGTTTGCCGGCATTGCCATGATCATCTTTGAGGGCACCATCAGCCACCGGGTCTTTCGCGACAGGATTGACCCCCAACACCACGCTTCTTTTGAGGACATTGTTTTTTCCCTCTCCAAAGGGGCTGCGGTGAGCATGTACGTGTACTTGTTCATGAAGTTCTTGATCTTCGTTCACGGTCAACATTGGAACTACGTGGCCACAAAATGGGGGGCGTGGTTTTTGGTGGAGGTGGTGGTATTTACCCTGATCCCCTGCGCCCTGTTTACCCACGGGTACCGGCAGCAGCGTTTGGACCTGGTGCGCATTGCCGCGGGGATGACGCTGGTGGGCATTCTTCTCAACCGCCTTAACGTGTCGGTCATTGCCTTTAACTGGAACAGCCCCGCCACCTACTACCCCACGGTTTGGGAGGTGTGGGTTTCGCTCATGGTGGTGTTTATGGAAATCCTGGTGTTCCGTTGGGTGGTGAACCGTATGCCGGTGTTGTCATCGGCGACCCACTGAGGAGGAAAGGGCCATGGAGTACTACCACTACGTCAATATCTTTGAAACCAAGGGGCTGGAGTACATCCTGGTTATTTGCTTTCTCATTACCTTGGTTTTGTTCGTGAGCAAGCTGCAAAGGCCTGGAAACAGCAACGGAAAAAAGCAGTTCCCCTGAGCTGCCAACGCCGGCTAGGTGGCTCCTGGGAGGCAACCCCTTGGGGTTGCTTCTTTTTTCAATGGCAGAGGCCCGCGGGTAGTGTTGAAGGTTTGGTCTGCTGTTGAGGTTTACAGCAGTGAGCCGCAAAGCCAACTGTTTTAAGCATGTTTTCGGCGAGTTAGCCGGCCGTTAGGTGTGGAACCTGTTGAGCCTTTTTACATGCGCTTTTAGTGTGCGTTATGAAGCGTATACCTATCTCATTATTAATCAGTCAGTTACGCACTTTTTAACTGCTTGGCACGAACGATGCAAGTGCGAAAGGCGGAGGCGAAGATGAAGCAGCAAACGGCGGCAGGAGCAGCAAAAAAGGCCGTAAGCGAAAAGGCCCGTTGCTGCACAAACCCTCTCCGCCTCCAGGGAGGAAGCCATGACCGTCATCATCGTTGCCATTTCGATCCTCTTGTTTGTCTCCATTGAGGCCATCGGTGTGCTGCTGCGCCGTCGTCGGGTGGAAACGGCAACCGAGAAAATCCGGGCTTTTGCACCGGTGCATGCACCCAAGGGTGTGTTCTTGAGTCCAGGGCACAGCTGGGCGTTCCTTACGCAAACCGGAGAGCTACGGCTGGGAGTGGACGAGCTGCTGGCCCAAGCGTTGGGCGGGGCCGACCGGGTCGAGCTGCCCAAGCCGGGAACGACCCTGCGGAAAGGGGAGCCCATGGCCAAAATCCACCGCCTGTCCCGCACCCTTACTGTACCTTCCCCGGTGGACGGCACGGTGGTCGCGGTCAATGAGACCGTGGCCCGCGGTCCTGTCCCGCTGGATGCCGACCCGTACGGGGCTTTTTGGTTCGTAACCGCT comes from the Thermoanaerobaculum aquaticum genome and includes:
- a CDS encoding archaemetzincin family Zn-dependent metalloprotease, whose protein sequence is MARSWALELVLVGAVPLSVVRTLREDLHRLLHHSVSIVPRRLDPSPAFNPARRQYDALALLDLLQPPPAEEPLLYLGITDVDIFLPVFTYLFGLASASGGAGIVSMYRLLPENNGSRPDPQLLRLRLAKEALHELGHLFGLTHCPVPWCVMASSRNAEEVDLKDAWFCPTCAKQLGVIPVPRDLVMELLS
- a CDS encoding 4Fe-4S dicluster domain-containing protein → MNRRTFLTLAASAAAAAASRTAGAVTFQREEREEQEFVGVLMDTTRCIGCRQCEVACAEVNDLPVPKPAEDNGLAERRDTTPDRFTVVNAYETEKGKVFVKKQCLHCWQPACAAACPTNAMEKTPQGPVIWHPDRCLGCRYCMLACPFEIPRFEYFSANPRIRKCTMCFSRLEEGKIPACVAACPMDALQFGKKRELMEIARSRIYQNPDSYVHHIYGEFEAGGTGWLYLSSVPFEQLGFRTDLGTMTFPDYTREFLYAVPLVLLGLPTLLYGLSEMTKKKGGE
- a CDS encoding cytochrome c3 family protein; translation: MKLLEAALLLLLGLSPGWSLAQGQTQQPNHAPPEELLFRSPVGTVSFPHALHVSDLGAACTDCHHPAAAPALNTPHPQWLPKAGHQCLACHGKKETLGKSYGCGGCHSQTLPAGHTVIPSRKVAIHLACGLCHEMGQGKDASKACVSCHAGEKAPW
- a CDS encoding sigma-54-dependent transcriptional regulator encodes the protein MNTRNARLLIVDDELHMRESLARWFLEDGYEVETAGDAKAALALLGRQTFDAIITDIRMPGMDGLELLKQIKEVNPHATIILITAYASVASAVEALKAGAYDYLVKPFDPEELSRVVERACERARLQQENIALKERLAAAGRELVVGESEAMKRVMSLVETVAPTETTVMIRGESGTGKELIARLIHANSPRAFGPLVAVNCGALPEGVLESELFGHERGAFTGAVARRKGKLELADGGTLFLDEVGEISPKVQVELLRVLEEKQLVRVGGTQPVRVDFRVVCATNRDLEQAVREGTFREDLYYRLAVFRIDLPPLRERKEDILPIANHYLKKFADAMGRKVTGFSPKAQELLLSYPWPGNIRELINAVERALVVCREGPVLPEHLPITPSKPVSLPKDDDLSLEAVERRHIEYVLERCSYNITQAAKLLGIDRVTLYNRMRRYGINWHQRER
- a CDS encoding glycine cleavage system protein H; this encodes MTVIIVAISILLFVSIEAIGVLLRRRRVETATEKIRAFAPVHAPKGVFLSPGHSWAFLTQTGELRLGVDELLAQALGGADRVELPKPGTTLRKGEPMAKIHRLSRTLTVPSPVDGTVVAVNETVARGPVPLDADPYGAFWFVTAVPMEHTEALASLKVGDRAVQWLKGEMQRFSEFLAARLTPKALGVALADGARPVVGAALALDEAAFSQFQREFAGVNPS
- the nrfD gene encoding NrfD/PsrC family molybdoenzyme membrane anchor subunit — protein: MLGAQTWSAPSRWQFIKQELKPKGPLWTPFNMLAAFVIVGGLIITAIRFAKGLGAVTNLNQTYPWGLWIGFDVITGVAFAGGAYLVTLSVYVLHAEKFHPIVRPTVLNGFLSYVFYAGALVLDLGRPWHIANPIIGNKFGYNSVLFLVSWHFLLYMLAELLEFSPVVAEWLNAEKAKRWLSRLTLGAVIFGVTLSTLHQSGLGALYLFAKPKLHPLWYSEFLPVLFLASSVFAGIAMIIFEGTISHRVFRDRIDPQHHASFEDIVFSLSKGAAVSMYVYLFMKFLIFVHGQHWNYVATKWGAWFLVEVVVFTLIPCALFTHGYRQQRLDLVRIAAGMTLVGILLNRLNVSVIAFNWNSPATYYPTVWEVWVSLMVVFMEILVFRWVVNRMPVLSSATH